The proteins below are encoded in one region of Penaeus monodon isolate SGIC_2016 chromosome 32, NSTDA_Pmon_1, whole genome shotgun sequence:
- the LOC119593328 gene encoding uncharacterized protein LOC119593328 (The sequence of the model RefSeq protein was modified relative to this genomic sequence to represent the inferred CDS: added 9 bases not found in genome assembly), whose protein sequence is MSEEVGNTMAEMARQLWTLTLSETASDSTLTSMQLFGLGALILFMFLIATLVRSNSLVGLAVRKSILGDAVVRLGDNLNDVTRRITNGIAKATSRYESRDRTKRGINYRTARR, encoded by the exons atgtccgaGGAAGTAGGAAACACAATGGCAGAGATGGCGAGGCAGTTGTGGACTCTGACCCTAAGCGAAACGGCATCCGATTCCACACTGACGTCTATGCAGCTGTTCGGACTCGGGGctcttattttgtttatgttcctGATTGCTACGCTGGTTAGGTCTAACAGCCTTGTTGGTTTGGCGGTTAGAAAGTCTAT TCTCGGCGACGCGGTGGTTAGACTCGGAGATAATCTGAATGACGTCACAAGAAGAATCACGAACGGCATCGCCAAAGCTACGTCGAG cagggaCCGAACGAAGCGGGGCATAAACTACCGAACAGCAAGACGATAA